TCATTTGATAAAGTGGCAGGGggggatataaaatttaagtttattaataatGGTGTTCGCCAttgttttttgtgaaaactttatTACTTACAGCTCCTCTCCAAGTGAGTTCTCGTAAAACTTTCTGTCCGTTGAAGCATTTCTCTTTAAACTTGTGGAACTTGTGCAGTATAGTGGCACACTCGTAGCAGAAGTACTGAGGCAGGCCATCTTGTTCATTCAACTGtttaaagacaaataaaatagGAGTAGGTATaggtttacattttaaatgcgtatttttttttattttttttttctttgtgctagtcaacatatattaaccagtatatttacgtatttctttttatgtaattagGTACGATACACTTTTTAtatactgggataaaatatagcccacgTTACTTGAGGATAGtaagttaaataattataaaactgaattaatttaatcagttttttttgAGCCTTAATGAGTATAATCATCtatagtattagtatagattattatacatacattgcactgagattttgtttatattataagaatgaagtcttaaaataatagaacttgttttaataataattttgcagCTATTCTAGATTGTAGATGATTACTGGAGCATAGGTTTAATGTGCACAAAACTCAAGCAAACGTATTTATTTGGATAAGTCACAGGATtcaagttaataataatatatagggACACttcgaaaaaaaactttgtttctatataattttattgatagcCAGAACAAACTTTAGTAACGTAATATGCACTCACGAAGAAGGTAAACCATAATATGgtgcaattaatattaaattcataagTTGCATAgcagttttgtaataaattatttaaataacttgccTGTAAAGCCATTActtcttcataataaaattttagttgATACAAATTGAAATGATACATCTTTGCTTCCGTCCGAAGACATATTCTACACACTTTGAGCTCCgacataatttacaacatataTTTGTAGcttaatttacattaaataattaaaataaacactagAAATACACAAGAAGCACAAATCCCAACAAAGCCGTATCGAATTCAACGCCATATTTGTTTACCTGTCAAAGTCAAGCAAGTCCACAggcaacagaaaaaaaaaatatgatccaCTACTTTAatagctattatttttatatttttgtaaacttaaGATACGAagtgatataaaataaacttcgtAATGCAGCCTAGAAGAATGTGATTTTTGCTACATGCTCTCTCTCAAATTCCTGAAAGAGCTAACAAATATCAAAACGGAGCGACCGCGACCGAACACCTAGCAAAAAAACGACTGTCAAATCCAGATTACCAAATGATAGCTGTCAGTCAATGTTGTTTATCGGGggcttattttttgttgttgttttaacacaaaattaattagaataatgtatTAATTGTATATATAATAAGCTAAATATTAATAGCCAACATGACTGGTCTGAAAGTTTGTCGAATATGTCTGTGCAAAGGCGTCAAAATGTATAGTTATGATAGTTATTTTCTGAAGCAGTATTATGAAGAAGTTATGGCTAAAAAGGTAAGTATTTTATCTACTGAAGTTATTATGCTGTATATAAACTTGCTTTGTCAAGTACTCGGTTTCTATCGGCATTTAAAATCCTTGTAAAACCTATATTTTCTTGTTGCAACTGATTTCtcaattttctaataaaaacctactgaaataaaaaatactggccgtttttccgcagtttcacccgcgttcttTGGGACCTGTaacgtgataaaatatagcctatgtaactgGCAGATAATGTCGTTTTCTAATgctgaaagaatttaaaaaatcgtcCCAGtaaaaaagcaaacaaacatttttcctctttgtaatattagtacagaaaaatattcatattcatattatttatttgcattccacaatgtataaagtatttattataaaatatttacttattatactATAGATAAATGCTGAAGATGGTTTACCACACCACTTCTGCTACTTATGTGCCTCAATgctacataaaatacacaagtTCAAAGAGAAATGCTACACTGGTGAGATGGCACTCAACAAACTGCTGTGCAGTGGAAATGTAAgtgagaaaattaatattaaacttataGCCAGGAATGTGCTTCCTTATGTATTCCATTATGTACAGCCCTTAGATACTTATGTACTTGCCTTatgtatacataatatgtattccATTATGTACCGCCCTTAGATACTTATTACTGTTGCCTTATATACTCCATTAcatacttccttatgtattcCATTATGTACAGACGTTAGATACTTATGTACTTGCCTTATGTACTccattacataggtacttccttatgtattcCATATGTACAGACGTTAGATACTTATGTACTTGCGTTATATACTTCTTTATGTACCCCATTACTTACTATTGTATGTATTCTATTATGTTCTGTCTTTCATTTATCAATATAAGATCAGAGAGAATCAGTTAAAAGGGACAAGAATCAACAGccttagattttattattatttactgataaaataataaatgtttgaaaCACTGCTTTTTTCTTCCAgttaaacttaacaaaaatatcacaaattaccagccaaaataaaacatttcaatcaaaCATAGACTTAGTAAAAGTTAACAAAAGAGTTAGGACATGTATTGTTAAAAGCAAAACTATGTTCGAACCAGACAGTAGTGAAGAATCAagccatttaaaaataccaGAAATTGATATAATGTCTATGGATGTTGATAACTCTTTAGATGATAGAAATCTTGTTGAagttaaaagtgaaataattgacaataacattacaaataCAGACTCCATTCAAAGTGAAAAGATGAATATAGAAGAGAAAATTATGCCAAATTTAATATATGCTGTTGATGGAGATATATTCATACCAGAAGTGGccaataatgatgatgatgatgacagaaCTACTGATGCTGATGATTTTAATCCAACATCCAATGTCACAAATTGTAATAAAGAACAAATGAACAAAACAATAGCCAACGAAAACATTAAATTGACTAAAGAATCAtcaaataatgataatgaaaaacAAGAAGTaaaaagtagtaaagtaaaTGGAAAAAAGCCAAAAAGTTTCGAAGTAAAATCTTACCAGAATCTAGATCCAAAGCATTGGCTGAAAATAGTTCTAAATGAAGAAGAGGCATTGCAGTACTTCAAGGATAGAGCACAGGATCCCAAGTATTTGAAAGCTGCCTTCAAATGCACTCTCTGTTTAAAAGGCTTTTCAAAAGAAGATACGATTAAAAGACATCAAATAAGACATTGTGAGGTACTGTAATTGAAGTTTTTTAGCTTGTAAAGATTCTTATGTGACACTTTTATGGTTGATGCAGGGTGGTATTGTTTTcggtccgtccgtccgtccgtctatcaccaggctgtatctcatgaaccgtgatagttagagagtttaaatttttacagatgatgaatttctgttgccgctataacaacaaatactgaaaactagaataaaataaaattttgggggtctcccatacaacaaacgtga
The DNA window shown above is from Helicoverpa armigera isolate CAAS_96S chromosome 25, ASM3070526v1, whole genome shotgun sequence and carries:
- the LOC110377109 gene encoding histone-lysine N-methyltransferase PRDM9, which translates into the protein MTGLKVCRICLCKGVKMYSYDSYFLKQYYEEVMAKKINAEDGLPHHFCYLCASMLHKIHKFKEKCYTGEMALNKLLCSGNLNLTKISQITSQNKTFQSNIDLVKVNKRVRTCIVKSKTMFEPDSSEESSHLKIPEIDIMSMDVDNSLDDRNLVEVKSEIIDNNITNTDSIQSEKMNIEEKIMPNLIYAVDGDIFIPEVANNDDDDDRTTDADDFNPTSNVTNCNKEQMNKTIANENIKLTKESSNNDNEKQEVKSSKVNGKKPKSFEVKSYQNLDPKHWLKIVLNEEEALQYFKDRAQDPKYLKAAFKCTLCLKGFSKEDTIKRHQIRHCESLGPIECRFCKMRFKRKCMLTIHIASHYHKYKCLRCGVLCPLFGTAVFHDQYHNGVVRTCKFCGEQFHHSSTYYTHLRTFHRSEHVCTVCGDSFLSEHGLKKHKNFKHRDTVIDPVEDKNTYCEKCDIKFETRTAYDQHKFHSAKHAEEFERLQGHIKGRRKYIRRNQPTTCSSCNKTFPSLNAYKRHCKTEHKHQPRPPQENERRICEICGVSITASGVASHLNTHTREIKYPCPTCGMEFTMKASMQRHQLTHTGEKPYGCTLCDKRFTQSNSMKLHYRTFHLKEPYPKRNRRKNTTAKDQDEYRANEDSDEVILKGYHLNV